A genomic region of Candidatus Kryptoniota bacterium contains the following coding sequences:
- a CDS encoding STAS domain-containing protein yields MALKVSKLADGEIAVVEPKGELIGGDETDEVRTEIAKLSAEGNKKLVIDLGKTNYLNSTAIGALIWAHTHYAKNGGEVKLANLNKNIKNIFVVTKLTMVFDVRDTQIDAVASFSKPQK; encoded by the coding sequence ATGGCATTAAAGGTATCAAAGCTGGCCGACGGTGAGATCGCGGTCGTCGAACCGAAGGGGGAACTCATCGGTGGAGATGAAACCGACGAGGTCCGGACGGAGATAGCAAAATTGTCCGCCGAAGGGAACAAGAAACTCGTGATAGATCTGGGCAAGACAAATTATCTGAACAGCACCGCGATCGGCGCCCTGATCTGGGCACACACACATTATGCAAAGAACGGCGGCGAGGTAAAGTTGGCTAATCTGAACAAGAACATAAAGAACATTTTCGTGGTCACTAAACTCACGATGGTGTTTGATGTTCGTGACACTCAAATCGACGCGGTCGCGAGCTTTTCGAAACCGCAGAAATAA
- a CDS encoding MotA/TolQ/ExbB proton channel family protein, translated as MKQGLFATVLIIVAFAVAWVIYTFTLPDYIQRGGPLVVLLIMLTIMVFTYIFERIFSLRKAQGKGSLTKFLKDVEDHLNNGDISSAIDVCNKQHGSMANVIRSGLERYQEVLKDSHVEAEKHMAEVQRAIEEATMLETPLLEKNLIVLSTISSIATMVGLLGTVIGMIRAFNALAHAGAPDAIQLSIGISEALVNTAGGLIAAITGIVAYNFFVNKVDSFTYMIDEATASIIAILNARKFDK; from the coding sequence ATGAAACAAGGCTTATTCGCGACAGTCCTTATAATTGTCGCCTTTGCTGTTGCATGGGTCATCTACACATTCACGCTCCCCGATTACATCCAGAGGGGCGGTCCACTCGTGGTACTGCTGATCATGCTGACGATAATGGTTTTCACATACATCTTTGAGCGGATTTTCTCTCTGAGGAAAGCGCAGGGAAAAGGTTCGTTGACAAAATTCCTCAAAGATGTCGAAGATCATCTTAACAACGGCGACATAAGCTCCGCAATAGATGTCTGCAACAAGCAGCACGGCTCGATGGCAAACGTGATCCGTAGCGGACTCGAGAGGTATCAGGAAGTGCTGAAAGACAGCCACGTCGAAGCGGAAAAACACATGGCGGAAGTTCAGCGCGCGATCGAAGAAGCGACTATGCTCGAAACTCCGCTTCTTGAAAAGAACCTCATCGTTCTGTCCACAATTTCCTCCATTGCTACGATGGTGGGTCTGCTGGGAACGGTTATCGGAATGATCCGGGCGTTCAACGCATTAGCGCACGCTGGTGCGCCCGATGCGATCCAGCTTTCGATCGGTATTTCCGAGGCTCTCGTTAATACTGCGGGTGGACTGATTGCAGCCATAACAGGAATCGTCGCATACAATTTCTTTGTCAATAAAGTAGATAGCTTCACATACATGATCGATGAAGCAACAGCGAGTATCATTGCGATTCTTAACGCCCGCAAGTTCGACAAGTAA
- a CDS encoding TonB family protein: protein MADIKAAEASLGPTSYGAPLLKKLAHKYTGWGLAIALTLHGLGIGAYWTAVELGRENENVPMVRVLKYQELGPPPSIMNQQSLPQVAVSAPMAKPNVGIPVPVPDAQVSPEQTIATQQELSKIAGPVTQTGGNGDSVGVALGDLKVGDDEPPPDFVPVEKEPQIVKQILPKYPELAQRAGIEGRVIVKIWVDKDGKPKQAVVLKSDAEIFNEPAKSAAMQYRFTPAIMNKGPVSVWVVIPFTFKLKQNQ from the coding sequence ATGGCTGACATTAAAGCTGCGGAAGCCTCGTTAGGACCGACTAGTTATGGCGCACCGCTTCTGAAGAAGCTGGCACATAAGTACACCGGCTGGGGATTGGCAATAGCGCTAACACTACACGGTCTCGGTATCGGCGCGTACTGGACCGCTGTGGAACTTGGACGCGAAAACGAAAACGTCCCCATGGTAAGAGTCTTGAAATACCAGGAACTGGGGCCGCCGCCATCAATCATGAACCAGCAATCACTTCCACAAGTGGCCGTTTCCGCTCCGATGGCAAAACCGAACGTGGGTATACCGGTACCGGTACCGGACGCCCAGGTCTCGCCAGAACAGACTATCGCCACTCAGCAGGAGCTGAGCAAGATAGCGGGACCGGTGACGCAGACTGGCGGCAACGGTGACTCTGTCGGCGTGGCGCTGGGCGACTTGAAAGTCGGCGATGATGAGCCACCCCCGGATTTCGTCCCCGTCGAGAAGGAACCGCAGATCGTAAAACAAATCCTTCCGAAGTATCCTGAGCTTGCACAGAGAGCAGGGATCGAAGGAAGAGTGATAGTGAAGATCTGGGTCGACAAGGACGGTAAACCCAAACAGGCCGTTGTGTTGAAGAGCGACGCGGAGATTTTCAACGAGCCGGCCAAATCCGCTGCAATGCAGTACCGGTTTACTCCCGCGATCATGAACAAAGGACCGGTATCAGTGTGGGTCGTGATACCGTTTACGTTCAAACTCAAACAGAATCAGTAA
- a CDS encoding tetratricopeptide repeat protein: MKKIAPLLILLFILVVVKSAPAQDQLTMGRNLLKSKDCSGALQYLLRAVADDPRSAKVNMYVGEAYLCLGKLDSSELFLQNAVKYDDELVEAFGALGQTLALEKKNTDAIQYYKVASQLDPKNSSYVISLGNNYLAIDSLDNAMQAFYKARDMNDKNARAIEGIADVYREQGILDAAIDNYKEALTLDSLNVPLRLKLANTYMKNNDGTDAYQEFVNATQIEPNNAEAQRQAGEILYINKKYREAFTFLEKYHQLVPNDDKALLHLGESAVEGKFYPEAVKYYQEYLKKYPNSVEAKKNLAAAYFFWQKAPDAYNTFKSIPIDSMSVKDLTRFGIAAQAVKDTNATIDAWSHAVKLDTTQSVLENLLANTLFASKRYDQAIVHFQRHLAMTPDDVAAELNMGLCYIVVKDYPDAITALRRVVSIKPDNFVGTHWLALTYSLVDSVDEETEVYQNVIKLALADTSADHSSELNEAYRQIGFSKLMAGSKLTKDKPDEAKKYFTDAQQDLMTALKYDPKELKTHALLAQDYAFLGKIDDACKEIKLVLKQDPKNDQMIKLQKALNCE; the protein is encoded by the coding sequence ATGAAGAAGATTGCACCGCTACTGATTCTATTATTCATTCTTGTCGTCGTGAAAAGCGCTCCGGCTCAGGACCAGCTAACCATGGGAAGAAACCTGTTGAAGAGCAAGGATTGCTCAGGTGCACTTCAATATCTTTTGAGAGCTGTTGCCGACGATCCGAGATCCGCGAAAGTAAATATGTACGTAGGTGAGGCATATCTGTGTCTCGGGAAACTCGACAGCTCGGAATTGTTCCTGCAGAATGCAGTTAAGTATGACGATGAACTTGTGGAAGCATTCGGAGCTCTGGGGCAAACCCTTGCACTGGAAAAAAAGAATACCGACGCTATCCAATATTATAAAGTTGCTTCTCAATTAGACCCCAAGAATTCGTCCTATGTGATCTCGCTTGGCAACAATTATCTCGCCATAGATTCTCTCGACAATGCGATGCAGGCCTTTTACAAGGCAAGGGACATGAACGATAAGAACGCCCGCGCGATCGAAGGAATTGCCGACGTATACCGGGAACAGGGGATACTTGACGCGGCGATAGACAACTACAAAGAAGCCCTTACCCTGGATTCACTCAATGTGCCGTTGAGGTTGAAGCTTGCAAACACCTACATGAAGAACAACGATGGGACGGATGCGTATCAGGAGTTCGTGAACGCTACCCAGATTGAGCCGAACAATGCCGAAGCGCAAAGGCAGGCGGGAGAAATTCTCTATATCAACAAGAAATACCGTGAAGCATTCACTTTTCTGGAAAAATATCACCAACTCGTTCCGAACGACGACAAAGCGCTTCTCCATCTTGGGGAGTCCGCTGTTGAAGGCAAGTTTTATCCCGAGGCAGTCAAGTACTATCAGGAATACCTGAAGAAATACCCCAACTCAGTTGAAGCCAAGAAGAACCTGGCTGCGGCTTATTTCTTCTGGCAGAAAGCTCCGGACGCATATAACACTTTCAAGTCCATTCCCATTGATTCCATGAGTGTCAAGGATCTTACCAGGTTTGGGATCGCTGCTCAGGCCGTAAAAGACACGAATGCTACCATCGATGCCTGGAGCCACGCGGTAAAGCTCGATACTACACAATCCGTTCTTGAGAATCTCCTCGCAAATACTCTCTTTGCCTCGAAGCGGTACGACCAGGCAATAGTTCATTTCCAGAGACACCTTGCGATGACCCCGGATGATGTCGCAGCGGAATTGAACATGGGGTTGTGCTACATCGTCGTCAAGGATTATCCCGACGCGATCACGGCACTGCGGAGAGTTGTTTCGATCAAGCCGGACAACTTCGTCGGGACGCACTGGCTCGCGCTTACATACTCGCTGGTGGATTCGGTGGACGAGGAGACCGAAGTGTATCAGAATGTGATAAAGCTTGCACTCGCGGACACATCGGCGGATCATTCTTCCGAACTCAACGAGGCTTACAGGCAGATCGGTTTTTCGAAGCTGATGGCGGGGAGCAAATTAACAAAGGACAAACCCGATGAGGCGAAGAAATATTTCACCGATGCCCAGCAGGATCTTATGACGGCTCTCAAGTACGATCCAAAGGAGCTGAAGACGCACGCTCTGCTTGCACAGGACTACGCCTTTCTCGGAAAGATCGACGATGCATGCAAAGAGATCAAGTTAGTATTGAAGCAAGACCCGAAGAACGATCAGATGATCAAACTTCAAAAAGCACTAAACTGCGAGTAA
- a CDS encoding energy transducer TonB yields MATAIGIQQEHSELRHAAARYGAIGLTIAVAFHFTGIGSYWLVKQLVGSDGGSIVTGSGKPAGYEPPTWMDVRPFGTTQGVQIATTITPDRGVPVIVPDADVSPEQTIMDQNALRQLTGTGAGSGNGTSTNTSGENSTIDSENVPPPDTFRAFEKYPEFITEAKAEYPEMARRVGLQGRVVVNIWVDKRGVPKKAMVLKSDGEIFNQAAINAAMQCRFTPAIMNKGPVSVWISIPFTFRLKQSQ; encoded by the coding sequence ATGGCAACTGCGATCGGCATTCAACAGGAGCATTCGGAACTTCGTCACGCGGCGGCGAGGTACGGTGCGATCGGATTGACGATTGCAGTTGCCTTTCATTTCACCGGCATCGGAAGCTACTGGCTCGTGAAGCAGCTTGTTGGAAGCGATGGCGGATCGATTGTCACTGGTAGCGGAAAACCGGCGGGCTATGAGCCGCCCACGTGGATGGATGTCAGACCCTTTGGAACGACACAGGGCGTTCAAATTGCGACGACTATAACTCCAGACAGAGGTGTTCCTGTCATAGTACCGGACGCGGACGTTTCGCCGGAACAGACTATCATGGATCAAAATGCATTGCGACAGTTGACCGGCACCGGGGCCGGAAGCGGTAATGGAACATCCACAAATACTTCCGGCGAGAACAGCACCATCGATAGTGAAAATGTACCGCCTCCCGACACGTTCAGGGCGTTCGAGAAATATCCGGAGTTTATTACAGAAGCGAAGGCGGAGTACCCCGAGATGGCACGCAGGGTCGGGCTACAGGGAAGGGTGGTTGTGAACATTTGGGTTGATAAGCGCGGCGTTCCAAAGAAAGCCATGGTACTGAAATCCGACGGAGAAATCTTCAATCAAGCGGCGATAAATGCCGCGATGCAATGTCGGTTCACTCCGGCCATCATGAACAAGGGGCCGGTGTCTGTGTGGATTAGCATTCCATTTACATTCAGACTCAAGCAGAGTCAGTAG
- a CDS encoding DUF4097 family beta strand repeat-containing protein, producing the protein MKKISTLPLIALLIIAGTAFAGRYSKTETRNYNITSDGKVTVENVNGDIYVESWDKNQVSLQIKKTVRADDQDEADEYFTNLSIEIESGKDFLEVHTHYPHEWNRGFFDWLFHLGEKSADVEYTLKVPVGVTVDLGSTNGKVEVQDVSGDVKAHSTNGGINLDGVTGEIDASTTNGGISISVSKSGSFKDLEAKTTNGGIKIYCPQDIDADIEAHTTNGGIDTEFPVTVSGSFNSKSLDGKINNGGKRMYLHTTNGGIQILKK; encoded by the coding sequence ATGAAGAAGATTTCTACACTGCCGCTTATTGCGCTCTTAATAATTGCAGGGACTGCTTTTGCAGGGAGATATTCCAAGACCGAAACGAGAAATTACAACATCACTTCGGATGGCAAAGTCACTGTCGAGAACGTGAACGGCGACATCTACGTTGAATCGTGGGATAAGAATCAAGTTTCTCTTCAAATCAAGAAGACTGTGAGAGCTGATGACCAGGATGAAGCGGACGAATATTTTACCAATCTCTCGATTGAAATTGAAAGCGGAAAAGATTTCCTTGAGGTTCACACACATTATCCTCACGAATGGAACCGCGGATTCTTCGACTGGCTCTTTCATCTCGGAGAGAAATCGGCGGATGTCGAATATACTCTTAAGGTGCCAGTCGGGGTCACGGTGGATCTGGGATCGACCAACGGTAAAGTTGAAGTCCAGGATGTGTCCGGAGATGTAAAAGCTCACTCCACGAACGGTGGCATCAACCTGGACGGAGTTACTGGCGAAATAGACGCTTCGACAACCAACGGCGGTATCTCGATATCAGTTTCAAAGAGTGGATCCTTCAAAGATCTCGAGGCGAAGACCACAAACGGGGGAATAAAGATTTATTGTCCTCAAGATATCGATGCGGATATTGAGGCACACACAACCAACGGAGGAATTGATACCGAGTTCCCGGTAACTGTCAGCGGGTCGTTCAATTCAAAAAGTCTCGACGGCAAGATCAATAACGGCGGGAAGCGAATGTATCTCCACACCACAAATGGCGGTATCCAGATTTTGAAAAAGTAG
- a CDS encoding sodium-translocating pyrophosphatase produces the protein MELTLILCISVLSLLFAVYLAARIMKQDRGTPEMQKIGDAIRQGAEAFLKRQYSTIAMLSVVVAAIIFILYAWVRKPMPNDPVAPERLAAYTALAFLFGALCSGIAGFIGMFVSIRSNTRTANAALTSLNRALQISMRGGAVSGLFVVAMSLLGVGGLFGTLKAMGTPIEKIPFMIVGFGFGASFVALFAQLGGGIYTKAADVGADLVGKVEAGIPEDDPRNPAVIADLVGDNVGDCAGRGADLFESTAAENIGAMILGVALYTLPVFNHSISVIMFPLVVRAFGLIASIVGVMCVRTREDADPMQALNRGYYITSALAAIGFFIGSRWLLYTPGAPNAWLYFFAAGMVGILTSIAFVYITQYFTEYKYRPVKSIAEASQTGPATNIITGFAVGLESTWMPVITISIAIVGSYYLGLATGIPNAGLFGTAVATMGMLGTAAYILAMDTFGPITDNAGGIVEMSGQPENVRKKTDRLDAIGNTTKALTKGYAIGSAALAAFLLFSAYIDDVNVLLKEKGLPAMTSVNIARPEVFIGGLLGAALVFLFSSLAIKAVGKAAYFVINDVRAQFKEKPGILAGTDQPDYGRTVDIVTRAALRSMVGPGLLAVGTPIAVGVIFRLFNVGAEAVAALLMVGTIAGILVAILLNNGGGAWDNAKKYIETGMYGGKRSETHKAAVVGDTVGDPFKDTAGPSLHVLIKLLATITLVLAPLFV, from the coding sequence GTGGAATTAACACTGATTCTGTGCATTAGCGTGCTTTCTCTTCTGTTCGCGGTGTATCTTGCGGCGCGGATTATGAAACAGGATCGCGGCACACCGGAGATGCAGAAGATCGGTGACGCAATCCGTCAGGGGGCGGAAGCGTTTTTGAAAAGACAATATTCGACTATAGCGATGCTTAGCGTCGTTGTAGCTGCCATCATATTTATCCTCTACGCTTGGGTGAGGAAACCTATGCCGAACGATCCGGTCGCCCCGGAACGTCTCGCTGCTTACACGGCACTTGCATTTCTTTTCGGAGCTTTGTGTTCGGGCATCGCGGGATTCATTGGTATGTTTGTTTCGATCCGATCCAATACACGTACAGCTAATGCTGCACTGACTTCTCTCAACCGTGCTCTTCAGATTTCAATGCGCGGAGGCGCAGTATCAGGACTATTCGTGGTGGCAATGAGTCTGCTCGGCGTTGGCGGACTTTTCGGAACTCTCAAGGCAATGGGCACTCCGATTGAGAAGATTCCCTTCATGATCGTCGGATTCGGATTCGGTGCGTCATTCGTTGCGTTGTTCGCCCAACTCGGAGGCGGAATCTACACCAAGGCTGCCGATGTCGGCGCCGACCTCGTCGGAAAAGTCGAGGCGGGCATACCCGAAGATGATCCGAGAAATCCCGCCGTGATCGCGGACCTAGTCGGCGATAACGTCGGCGACTGCGCGGGCCGCGGAGCGGACCTGTTCGAGTCGACAGCCGCTGAAAATATCGGCGCTATGATCCTGGGCGTCGCACTGTATACTCTTCCAGTTTTTAACCATAGCATCAGTGTCATTATGTTCCCGCTTGTTGTGCGTGCCTTCGGACTAATTGCCTCAATTGTGGGGGTGATGTGCGTACGGACTCGCGAAGATGCAGATCCAATGCAGGCGTTAAACCGCGGTTACTACATTACCTCCGCTCTCGCAGCAATCGGATTTTTCATCGGATCAAGGTGGCTTCTGTACACTCCCGGCGCACCGAATGCCTGGTTGTATTTTTTCGCCGCGGGTATGGTCGGAATCCTCACAAGCATTGCATTCGTCTACATTACACAGTATTTCACCGAATACAAATACAGACCTGTCAAATCGATTGCCGAAGCATCTCAGACGGGCCCGGCGACTAATATCATCACTGGTTTTGCTGTCGGACTCGAGTCGACATGGATGCCTGTCATCACGATCTCGATCGCGATTGTCGGTTCTTACTATCTCGGGTTGGCGACAGGCATTCCGAACGCCGGGCTCTTCGGAACGGCTGTAGCCACGATGGGAATGCTTGGAACCGCGGCATATATACTCGCGATGGATACCTTCGGCCCGATCACTGATAACGCGGGCGGAATCGTCGAGATGAGCGGTCAGCCTGAAAATGTTCGCAAGAAAACTGACCGGCTTGACGCGATAGGGAATACCACAAAGGCATTGACAAAAGGTTACGCGATCGGTTCCGCCGCTCTCGCAGCATTCCTACTCTTCTCTGCATATATAGATGATGTTAATGTGCTCCTGAAGGAAAAAGGACTTCCTGCGATGACTTCCGTGAACATTGCAAGGCCGGAGGTGTTCATCGGCGGACTCCTCGGTGCGGCGTTGGTGTTCCTGTTCAGCTCGCTCGCGATCAAGGCAGTCGGCAAGGCGGCATATTTCGTCATCAATGATGTGCGCGCCCAATTCAAAGAAAAACCCGGAATACTCGCAGGCACCGACCAGCCGGATTACGGACGCACGGTCGATATCGTTACTCGCGCTGCGCTCCGCAGCATGGTTGGTCCCGGACTCCTTGCCGTCGGAACTCCGATAGCGGTCGGAGTGATTTTCAGGTTGTTCAATGTCGGCGCCGAAGCAGTCGCGGCTCTCCTCATGGTTGGAACGATCGCCGGGATACTTGTGGCCATACTTTTGAACAATGGCGGTGGCGCGTGGGACAACGCGAAGAAATATATTGAGACCGGTATGTATGGTGGGAAGAGAAGTGAGACTCATAAAGCGGCAGTCGTCGGCGACACCGTAGGTGATCCGTTCAAAGACACTGCGGGACCTTCACTGCATGTGCTGATAAAACTTCTCGCAACAATTACCCTCGTTCTCGCACCGCTGTTCGTATAG
- a CDS encoding biopolymer transporter ExbD, whose translation MADVQTAEPRGRKKGKHKKKRRIAIRIDMTPMVDLMFVLLTFYMVTTGFSRPQAMEINIPPGDKSVEVPASNLMTLRITPTGGIFWNIGTDLPKRVEWKDFRTLIVNGNKANQRLITLIKVDRKAKYQDMINIIDELNVDNVARFSLAPMTDDDQKILAKVGA comes from the coding sequence ATGGCTGATGTGCAAACTGCTGAACCTCGCGGCAGGAAAAAAGGTAAACACAAGAAAAAAAGAAGGATTGCAATTCGCATCGATATGACGCCGATGGTGGATCTGATGTTTGTCCTGTTGACTTTCTATATGGTCACGACAGGTTTCAGCCGGCCGCAAGCGATGGAGATAAACATTCCTCCGGGAGATAAGAGTGTCGAAGTTCCCGCATCGAACCTGATGACGCTTAGAATTACGCCGACAGGCGGAATCTTCTGGAATATCGGCACTGATCTTCCGAAGAGAGTCGAATGGAAAGACTTCCGAACTCTGATCGTGAACGGCAACAAAGCAAATCAGCGCCTGATCACCTTAATCAAGGTCGACCGCAAGGCCAAGTATCAGGACATGATAAATATCATCGATGAGCTGAACGTGGACAACGTCGCTCGTTTCAGCTTGGCACCAATGACCGATGATGACCAGAAGATACTTGCCAAGGTTGGCGCGTAA
- a CDS encoding substrate-binding domain-containing protein encodes MKKIRVPELLTLLLAVFIFSCNLKKHPDYSPTEGNLDVYCAESVAPSVTKIAEDFMGLYQKAHIVVHAVPTRTAIVKLLNNETTLAVCSRPFNQGELDVIKKFNIEVDSTRVALDGVAIIVNHSNPLAQINTSQLRDIFTGKATRWRNLDPNLSGRIIPALESPNSGTVEFFQSRVMKGEKFSEAYPCSSMSNVYSFVRDNRYAIGFISADWLTNGSTLLPSKKDPPKALDVAEVDSTAMGYIDPNVFGAYHYPWPANIGRKYYPLTRPIIFYSRDFNLGLAAGFLTYAAGNRGQKIFLDNGLVPMTVPVNYVQLNNQPL; translated from the coding sequence GTGAAGAAGATTAGAGTTCCGGAATTACTGACGCTACTTCTTGCGGTCTTCATTTTTTCTTGTAACCTCAAGAAACACCCGGACTATTCTCCGACGGAAGGGAACCTTGATGTGTATTGTGCGGAATCAGTCGCACCGTCCGTCACGAAAATAGCTGAAGACTTCATGGGATTGTACCAGAAGGCTCACATCGTGGTACACGCGGTGCCGACCAGGACTGCTATCGTGAAGTTGCTGAACAACGAGACAACCCTTGCCGTTTGTTCAAGACCGTTCAACCAGGGCGAACTTGATGTCATTAAGAAATTTAATATTGAAGTGGACAGCACGAGGGTTGCGCTAGACGGGGTCGCCATAATTGTGAATCACTCGAACCCGCTCGCGCAGATCAATACTTCCCAGCTCAGGGATATCTTCACCGGAAAGGCGACGCGTTGGAGGAATCTGGACCCAAATCTTTCGGGCAGGATAATCCCGGCGCTCGAGAGCCCGAACTCCGGAACGGTAGAATTCTTCCAGAGCAGGGTTATGAAGGGAGAGAAATTCTCCGAAGCCTATCCGTGTTCAAGCATGTCGAACGTATATTCGTTCGTCAGAGATAACAGGTACGCGATCGGTTTCATAAGCGCCGACTGGCTGACGAACGGATCGACCCTTCTCCCGAGTAAGAAGGATCCACCGAAGGCGCTCGATGTCGCCGAGGTCGACTCCACTGCTATGGGATACATCGATCCTAACGTGTTTGGAGCGTACCACTACCCGTGGCCTGCAAATATCGGCCGAAAGTACTATCCGCTTACCAGACCGATCATCTTCTATTCAAGAGATTTCAATCTTGGCCTCGCTGCGGGTTTCCTGACGTACGCGGCGGGTAATCGCGGCCAGAAAATATTTCTAGATAACGGGCTCGTCCCGATGACGGTTCCCGTCAATTATGTACAACTAAACAACCAACCATTATGA
- a CDS encoding biopolymer transporter ExbD produces MPRIKKRRLGIKIDMTPMVDVATLLVLFFMTATSFKPPEAVTIALPTSDKGPKLPESGVMTIAVDKDGQIWMGFDQQQIRKNVLEPLYPNGVEGKDGKLIPVWLAAEVRVQEKDLAQLVVNARTQNIRLITVIKADKDADYGPVMDVMNDLQKAQVTRFNLQTQLQSKGGA; encoded by the coding sequence ATGCCGAGGATAAAAAAGAGACGGCTCGGGATCAAAATTGACATGACGCCGATGGTCGACGTTGCGACATTGTTGGTGCTGTTTTTCATGACGGCGACATCCTTCAAGCCGCCGGAAGCAGTAACAATAGCGCTGCCGACGTCGGATAAGGGTCCAAAATTACCCGAGAGCGGAGTCATGACAATTGCCGTGGATAAGGATGGTCAGATCTGGATGGGCTTCGACCAACAGCAGATTCGGAAAAATGTTCTTGAACCTCTTTACCCTAACGGTGTAGAGGGAAAGGACGGTAAGCTGATCCCTGTATGGCTTGCCGCTGAAGTGCGCGTGCAGGAAAAGGATCTAGCTCAGCTGGTGGTTAATGCCCGAACTCAGAACATAAGATTGATAACCGTGATAAAGGCGGACAAGGATGCAGACTACGGCCCGGTCATGGATGTAATGAACGATCTCCAGAAAGCTCAGGTGACCAGGTTCAATCTGCAGACTCAGCTCCAGAGTAAGGGAGGTGCATAA